The genomic DNA TCCTGCGTTGTCTGGTTGTCTACTGCCTGCATCCGCAGTGCGCGGCGGGCCGGGGGTGGTGACAGTCTCGGGGGGGGGGACGCGCCGCCGGGGGTGGCCATGTCGTTTCGCCTGCGCCACATGTTTGTCACCGAAGCAAGCCCGTCGCGATGGCATGGCCCCTTGCAAAATCGTGCCTTACGGGCCATTGACGGTCTCTAATTCAGACCCTTGGGGCCGCGCCATGACCGAACTCTCGCACATCCGCAATTTCTCGATCGTGGCGCATATCGACCACGGGAAATCCACGCTGGCCGACCGCCTGATCCAGTCCACCGGCACCGTCGCCGACCGGGACATGAAGGCGCAGATGCTGGACTCCATGGATATCGAGCGCGAGCGGGGCATCACGATCAAGGCGCAGACCGTGCGCATCGACTACAAGGCCGACAACGGCGAGATGTATGTCCTCAACCTGATCGATACCCCCGGTCACGTCGATTTCGCCTACGAGGTGTCGCGGTCCATGCGCGCCGTAGAAGGATCCTTGCTGGTCGTCGACAGCACGCAGGGGGTCGAGGCGCAGACGCTGGCCAACGTCTATCATGCGCTGGACGCGGACCACGAGATCGTGCCGGTGCTCAACAAGATCGACCTGCCCGCCAGCGAATGTGACCGGGTGGCGACGCAGATCGAGGATGTGATCGGCATCGACGCGTCCCAGGCGATCCGGGTCAGCGCCAAGACCGGCGTCGGCATCCACGAAACGCTGGAGGCCGTCGTCCACCGTCTGCCCGCCCCCAAGGGCGAGCGCGATGCGCCGCTCAAGGCGATGCTGGTGGATTCGTGGTATGATGCCTACCTCGGCGTCGTCGTGCTGGTGCGGATCATCGACGGGGTGATCAAGCTCAAGGACCGGGTGAAGTTCATGTCGAACGACACCGTCCACCTGATCGACCGCCTTGGCGTGTTCAAACCCGGCATGCTGCCGATGGACGAACTCGGGCCCGGAGAGATCGGGTTCTTCACCGCCCAGATCAAAGAGGTGCGCGACACCCGCGTCGGTGACACGATCACCAGCGAGCGCAAGGGCGCCACGCAGGCGCTGCCCGGCTTCAAGCCTGCGCAACCCGTCGTGTTCTGTGGTCTTTTCCCCGTCGACTCCTCGGAATTCGAGGATCTGCGCAACGCGATCGACAAGCTGGCACTCAACGACGCCTCCTTCAGCTTCGAGATGGAGACCTCGGCCGCCCTCGGCTTCGGCTTCCGCTGCGGCTTCCTTGGCCTGCTGCATCTGGAGGTCATCCGCGACCGGATCGAGCGGGAATACAACATCGACCTGATCACCACCGCGCCGTCCGTGGTTTACCACATCTTCATGAAGGACGGGTCAGAGCAGGACCTGCACAACCCCGCCGACATGCCCGACCTGACCTATGTCGACCATATCGAAGAGCCGCGGATCAAGGCGACGATCCTTGTGCCCGACGAATATTTGGGCGACGTGCTGAAACTGTGCCAGGACCGCCGCGGCGTGCAGCTGGACCTGACCTATGCGGGCAGCCGCGCGATGGTCGTCTATGACCTGCCGCTGAACGAGGTTGTGTTCGACTTCTACGACCGCCTGAAATCCGTGACCAAGGGCTATGCGTCCTTTGATTACAACCTGACGGGCTATCAAGAGGACGCGCTGGTCAAGATGTCGGTGCTGGTCAACGACGAACCCGTGGACGCGCTGTCGATGATGGTCCACCGCGACCGGGCCGAGATGCGGGGCCGCGCGATGGTCGAAAAGCTGAAGGACCTGATCCCCCGCCACATGTTCAAGATTCCGATCCAGGCGGCCATC from Loktanella sp. M215 includes the following:
- the lepA gene encoding translation elongation factor 4, whose translation is MTELSHIRNFSIVAHIDHGKSTLADRLIQSTGTVADRDMKAQMLDSMDIERERGITIKAQTVRIDYKADNGEMYVLNLIDTPGHVDFAYEVSRSMRAVEGSLLVVDSTQGVEAQTLANVYHALDADHEIVPVLNKIDLPASECDRVATQIEDVIGIDASQAIRVSAKTGVGIHETLEAVVHRLPAPKGERDAPLKAMLVDSWYDAYLGVVVLVRIIDGVIKLKDRVKFMSNDTVHLIDRLGVFKPGMLPMDELGPGEIGFFTAQIKEVRDTRVGDTITSERKGATQALPGFKPAQPVVFCGLFPVDSSEFEDLRNAIDKLALNDASFSFEMETSAALGFGFRCGFLGLLHLEVIRDRIEREYNIDLITTAPSVVYHIFMKDGSEQDLHNPADMPDLTYVDHIEEPRIKATILVPDEYLGDVLKLCQDRRGVQLDLTYAGSRAMVVYDLPLNEVVFDFYDRLKSVTKGYASFDYNLTGYQEDALVKMSVLVNDEPVDALSMMVHRDRAEMRGRAMVEKLKDLIPRHMFKIPIQAAIGGKVIARETLSALRKDVTAKCYGGDATRKRKLLDKQKAGKKKMRQFGKVDIPQEAFISALKMDS